The proteins below come from a single Cololabis saira isolate AMF1-May2022 chromosome 2, fColSai1.1, whole genome shotgun sequence genomic window:
- the dnaja2a gene encoding dnaJ homolog subfamily A member 2a: MANPVDTKLYDILGVSPSSSENELKKAYRKLAKEYHPDKNPNAGDKFKEISFAYEVLTNPEKKELYDRYGEQGLREGGGGGPGMDDIFSHIFGGGLFGFMGGQGGRARNGGRRRGEDMVHPLKVSLEDLYNGKTTKLQLSKNVLCSACNGQGGKTGAVQKCTACRGRGMRIMIRQLAPGMVQQMQSVCTDCNGEGEVISEKDRCKKCEGKKVVKEVKILEVHVDKGMKHGQKITFGGEADQAPGVEPGDIVLVLQEKEHETFKRDGNDIFMNHKIGLVEALCGFQFMLKHLDGRQIVVKYPAGKVIEPGSVRVVRGEGMPQYRNPFEKGDMFVKFDVQFPDNNWISPEKLTELEDMLPSRSEPPVISGDTEEVDLQDYDVSQSSSSGGRREAYNDSSDEESGHHGPGVQCAHQ, from the exons GCGTACCGGAAACTGGCAAAGGAGTACCACCCTGACAAGAACCCCAACGCTGGAGACAAG TTCAAGGAAATCAGCTTTGCCTACGAAGTACTAACCAACCCCGAAAAGAAGGAACTTTACGACCGCTATGGAGAGCAAGGCTTGCGGGAAGGAGGCGGGGGCGGCCCCGGCATGGACGACATCTTCTCCCACATCTTTGGCGGCGGACTCTTTGGTTTCATGGGGGGACAAGGAGGCCGCGCCAGAAACGGGGGCCGAAGGAGAGGCGAGGACATGGTGCATCCACTCAA GGTTTCATTGGAGGACCTTTACAATGGAAAAACGACCAAACTACAACTTAGCAAGAATGTACTGTGTAGTGCTTGTAATGG GCAGGGAGGCAAGACGGGCGCTGTACAGAAATGCACCGCGTGTCGGGGGCGAGGCATGCGCATCATGATCAGACAGCTGGCTCCGGGGATGGTCCAGCAGATGCAGTCCGTCTGCACCGATTGTAACGGAGAAG GCGAGGTCATCAGCGAGAAAGACCGTTGTAAAAAATGTGAGGGCAAGAAAGTGGTGAAGGAGGTGAAGATCCTGGAGGTGCACGTGGACAAAGGCATGAAGCACGGCCAGAAAATCACGTTCGGGGGAGAAGCCGACCAGGCGCCCGGCGTTGAGCCGGGGGACATAGTTCTGGTGCTGCAGGAAAAAGAACACGAG ACGTTCAAGCGAGACGGCAACGACATCTTCATGAACCACAAGATCGGCCTGGTGGAGGCGCTGTGCGGCTTCCAGTTCATGCTCAAGCACCTGGACGGACGACAGATAGTTGTGAAATATCCTGCTGGAAAAGTCATTGAACCAG gCTCCGTCCGGGTGGTGCGGGGAGAGGGCATGCCACAGTACCGTAACCCCTTTGAGAAGGGAGACATGTTCGTCAAGTTTGACGTCCAGTTTCCCGACAACAACTGGATCAGCCCCGAGAAACTTACG GAGCTGGAGGACATGCTGCCGTCGCGGTCGGAGCCGCCCGTCATCAGCGGCGACACGGAGGAGGTGGATCTGCAGGACTACGACGTGAGCCAGAGCTCCAGCTCCGGCGGCCGCAGGGAGGCGTACAACGACAGCTCGGACGAGGAGAGCGGCCACCACGGGCCCGGCGTCCAGTGTGCCCACCAGtaa